A stretch of the Desulfobacter sp. genome encodes the following:
- the rseP gene encoding RIP metalloprotease RseP: MGYSAVAFIVVIGVLVFFHELGHFLVARLCGVGVDAFSLGFGPKILKRRYGRTEYCISAIPLGGYVKMVGEEPGAAISPEDKALSFTHKSLGRKALIVAAGPAFNFFLAIFIFYVLYQVSGIYMGKPDVGRVVEDSPAMTAGIQPGDVIKEVNHLPVKAFEQISKIIVQGEGKPVNLLVQRQGEVLDFTIIPKVQEEKNIFGETVDRYVIGIVGTGETFHKKLNIFQAMEKSVSDTFGLVKLTILSVVKMISGTVSADNLGGPIMIAQMAGEQAKAGVVQFVWFIALLSVNLGIINLFPIPVLDGGHLLFFGIEAIMGRPVGEKLRERLVQFGAAVLVTLMIFVFYNDIARLFNGG, from the coding sequence ATGGGTTACTCTGCTGTGGCATTTATCGTTGTTATCGGTGTTCTTGTCTTTTTCCACGAATTGGGGCACTTTCTGGTTGCCCGCCTCTGCGGGGTGGGAGTGGATGCGTTTTCCCTGGGGTTTGGCCCCAAAATTTTAAAACGCCGTTACGGCAGAACCGAGTATTGTATCTCAGCCATCCCTTTGGGCGGGTATGTAAAAATGGTGGGTGAAGAACCCGGCGCCGCCATTTCTCCTGAGGACAAAGCCTTGTCATTCACCCACAAAAGTCTTGGCCGCAAAGCCCTGATCGTTGCGGCCGGTCCTGCATTTAATTTTTTCCTGGCCATTTTTATCTTTTATGTTCTGTACCAGGTTTCAGGGATTTACATGGGCAAGCCTGATGTCGGGCGTGTGGTTGAAGACAGCCCGGCCATGACTGCTGGAATTCAGCCAGGGGATGTGATAAAAGAGGTGAACCACCTGCCGGTTAAGGCCTTTGAGCAGATTTCCAAGATCATTGTCCAGGGCGAGGGCAAACCTGTTAATCTTCTTGTTCAGCGGCAGGGAGAGGTGCTGGACTTTACAATTATTCCCAAGGTTCAAGAGGAAAAAAACATATTCGGCGAAACCGTGGACCGGTATGTGATCGGAATTGTGGGAACCGGAGAAACTTTTCATAAAAAACTCAACATCTTCCAGGCCATGGAAAAATCTGTTTCAGATACCTTCGGCCTGGTCAAGCTGACCATTTTGTCCGTGGTTAAAATGATCAGCGGAACCGTTTCCGCCGACAACCTGGGCGGTCCCATCATGATTGCCCAGATGGCCGGGGAACAGGCAAAGGCCGGAGTGGTTCAGTTTGTATGGTTTATTGCATTGCTTTCTGTCAACCTGGGGATCATCAACCTGTTTCCCATACCGGTTCTGGACGGCGGCCATCTGCTCTTTTTCGGCATTGAAGCCATTATGGGACGGCCGGTGGGTGAAAAGCTGCGCGAACGGTTGGTACAATTCGGTGCAGCCGTGCTTGTAACATTAATGATTTTTGTCTTTTATAACGACATAGCCAGACTATTCAATGGTGGGTAA
- a CDS encoding 1-deoxy-D-xylulose-5-phosphate reductoisomerase encodes MKSLAILGATGSIGSSALKIVRMHPDRFDVQVLTCAKNLALMAELIREFKPAMVAVLDQNGADELSHLVDPKDCPEIFWGEQGFVLAAQWETADMVLLAMVGAAGLKPALAAIDAKKQIALANKETLVMAGDLVMARAKEKGVDILPVDSEHSAIFQCLQGNQSRDFKQVFLTASGGPFRTRPHETFKDIIPADALNHPTWDMGQKISIDSATLMNKGLEVIEAVALFGITHDQITVLVHPQSIVHSMVGFKDGAVMAQMGVPDMMAAIAYAFSQPSRMDLGTGFPDFPDLASLTFEAPDTRKFPSLEFAFEACRQKGTLPAVMNAANEIAVGAFLQREIGFLDIFTLISEVMGRHTCIDNPDLSGIIEADYWAREKAQNLARSLKIK; translated from the coding sequence ATGAAGTCTCTGGCCATCCTTGGGGCCACAGGCTCAATCGGCAGCTCTGCCCTTAAAATTGTCCGCATGCATCCTGACCGTTTCGATGTTCAGGTGCTGACCTGCGCTAAAAATCTTGCGCTCATGGCTGAATTGATCCGTGAGTTCAAGCCTGCGATGGTGGCGGTGCTGGACCAAAACGGGGCTGATGAACTCTCACATCTTGTTGATCCCAAAGATTGCCCGGAGATTTTCTGGGGAGAACAGGGGTTTGTCCTTGCGGCTCAATGGGAAACGGCAGACATGGTGCTTTTGGCCATGGTGGGCGCGGCAGGGCTGAAACCGGCCCTTGCGGCCATTGATGCAAAAAAGCAAATCGCCCTGGCCAACAAGGAAACCCTGGTCATGGCAGGCGATCTGGTCATGGCAAGGGCCAAAGAAAAAGGGGTGGATATCCTGCCGGTGGATTCAGAACACTCTGCCATTTTTCAATGTCTTCAGGGCAATCAATCCAGGGATTTTAAACAGGTCTTTTTAACAGCTTCGGGCGGTCCTTTCAGAACCCGGCCCCATGAAACCTTTAAAGATATTATTCCGGCAGATGCCCTGAACCATCCCACCTGGGATATGGGGCAAAAGATCAGCATTGATTCTGCCACCCTGATGAACAAGGGGCTTGAGGTGATCGAGGCGGTTGCGCTTTTCGGGATCACCCATGATCAGATCACGGTGTTGGTCCATCCCCAGTCCATTGTTCATTCCATGGTCGGATTCAAGGACGGGGCTGTCATGGCTCAGATGGGGGTGCCGGATATGATGGCGGCCATTGCCTATGCCTTTTCCCAGCCCTCCCGTATGGATCTTGGCACCGGGTTTCCTGATTTTCCCGATTTAGCCAGCCTGACCTTTGAAGCACCGGATACCCGAAAATTTCCCTCCCTTGAATTTGCCTTTGAAGCCTGCAGGCAAAAAGGGACCCTGCCTGCGGTGATGAATGCTGCCAACGAGATTGCCGTTGGAGCGTTCTTGCAAAGGGAAATAGGATTTTTGGATATTTTTACACTTATTTCAGAGGTGATGGGACGCCACACCTGCATTGACAATCCTGATCTTTCAGGTATTATTGAGGCCGACTACTGGGCCAGGGAAAAGGCGCAAAATCTTGCCCGATCCCTTAAAATCAAATAG